One Malus sylvestris chromosome 14, drMalSylv7.2, whole genome shotgun sequence DNA segment encodes these proteins:
- the LOC126600008 gene encoding 1-aminocyclopropane-1-carboxylate oxidase homolog 4-like, producing MAAKIDATLGSYDRMKEVKEFDESKMGVKGLSDSGIMTIPHIFVHDPQTLANLKPSSKNTTTTIPIIDLSNINSPAHRHKIVDQVKSAAKTFGFFHVINHGVPVSVLDETVNTVKAFHEQSYEDRAKYYKRNEGKGVMYATNTDLYRTSAASWCDSLQVWMAPERSKAEEIPEVCREGVVAWDLHATKVADDVLELLSEGLGLERRRFKELTFSEQRLLVGHCYPYCPQPDRTVGIKAHTDGSILTVLLRNHVPGLQVKHENEWLDVEPVPGGLIINAGDMLQIISNGEYKSVEHRVLANSWKEARISIVIFFSLTKWREGGYYGPLPELLSPEKPPIYRDFTEQELQENFYSKGLDSKSLVDKLTIKN from the exons ATGGCAGCCAAAATTGATGCAACTTTGGGATCATACGACCGCATGAAGGAAGTGAAAGAATTCGACGAGTCGAAGATGGGAGTCAAAGGCCTCTCTGATTCTGGCATCATGACCATCCCTCATATTTTCGTCCACGACCCTCAAACCTTAGCCAACCTCAAACCCTCATCCAAAAACACCACAACCACCATCCCCATCATCGACCTTTCTAACATCAACTCCCCCGCTCACCGCCACAAAATCGTTGACCAAGTGAAATCCGCTGCCAAAACCTTTGGCTTCTTCCATGTCATTAACCACGGTGTGCCTGTCTCCGTTTTGGATGAAACAGTCAACACTGTCAAAGCGTTCCATGAGCAGTCCTATGAAGACAGAGCCAAGTACTACAAGAGAAATGAAGGAAAGGGAGTCATGTATGCCACCAATACCGACTTGTACCGCACATCGGCCGCAAGCTGGTGTGACTCACTACAAGTGTGGATGGCCCCGGAGAGGTCGAAGGCGGAGGAGATACCTGAGGTGTGTCGGGAAGGGGTGGTTGCATGGGATTTGCATGCAACTAAGGTGGCGGATGACGTGCTGGAGTTGCTTTCGGAAGGGTTAGGGTTGGAGCGAAGGAGGTTTAAGGAGTTAACGTTTTCAGAACAAAGGTTGCTGGTGGGGCATTGCTATCCTTATTGTCCCCAGCCAGATCGGACGGTGGGGATTAAGGCTCATACTGATGGTTCGATTCTGACGGTTCTGTTGCGGAACCATGTTCCTGGGTTGCAAGTTAAGCATGAGAACGAGTGGCTGGATGTGGAGCCTGTGCCTGGAGGTTTGATTATTAATGCTGGAGACATGCTACAG ATAATCTCCAACGGGGAATATAAAAGTGTGGAACACAGGGTGTTGGCCAACTCTTGGAAAGAAGCTCGGATCTCTATTGTGATATTTTTCAGCCTAACCAAATGGAGAGAAGGTGGCTACTATGGACCTCTGCCGGAGCTTTTGTCACCTGAGAAACCACCAATCTATCGAGACTTCACTGAACAAGAATTACAGGAAAATTTTTACAGCAAAGGACTAGATAGCAAGTCTCTGGTTGATAaactcacaataaaaaattga